A window of Chitinispirillales bacterium contains these coding sequences:
- a CDS encoding glycosyltransferase family 4 protein: MDKKIYLTNVYSSGIVNGGLATQARKTFEACRGLGLPVEIYNPWETINPQNIGAFHIFSTNYEMHSFSRTLYEKNIPQIVSSIFYTRHPAWKIAGIRAITKFISYFDSGTKSCFDYCSEIMKNAETILPNTNDELKQIRKLFKIPDEKITVVPNGVDKKFANANPQLFKKKYGDSDIILSVTMLGKERKNGLNLIKALGKIDNPSYIIGSFHTESDYGKLCKVELEKYPQVHYIGMFGHESEMLASAYASAKVFVLPSWLETPGIASMEAALAGAQIVTTPIGGTKDYFKDFGIYVNPYSIDSISTGIKTALSRSESEQRKLKEFIYNNFLWGNVAQKYKEIYEKYL, translated from the coding sequence ATGGATAAAAAAATATATTTAACGAATGTGTACTCTTCAGGAATAGTAAACGGAGGATTGGCGACACAGGCAAGAAAAACGTTTGAAGCGTGCAGAGGACTCGGTTTACCTGTCGAGATTTACAACCCTTGGGAGACGATAAATCCACAAAATATCGGAGCTTTTCATATCTTTTCAACTAATTATGAAATGCATAGTTTTTCGCGCACGCTTTATGAAAAAAATATTCCGCAAATAGTTTCATCAATTTTTTACACTCGCCATCCCGCATGGAAAATAGCGGGAATTCGTGCAATTACAAAATTTATTTCATATTTTGATTCCGGTACAAAATCGTGTTTTGACTACTGTTCTGAGATTATGAAAAACGCAGAAACAATCCTACCCAACACAAACGACGAACTCAAACAGATTCGAAAATTATTCAAAATTCCAGATGAAAAGATTACGGTTGTGCCAAACGGTGTAGATAAAAAGTTTGCAAATGCGAATCCGCAACTTTTCAAAAAAAAATATGGCGACAGTGATATAATCCTGTCGGTTACAATGCTTGGGAAAGAGCGTAAAAACGGACTGAATTTGATTAAAGCGTTAGGAAAAATCGACAATCCGTCATACATTATCGGTTCGTTCCATACCGAAAGCGATTACGGAAAATTATGTAAAGTGGAATTGGAAAAATATCCGCAGGTTCATTATATCGGAATGTTCGGTCATGAGTCTGAGATGCTTGCAAGCGCATACGCTTCGGCTAAAGTTTTTGTTTTGCCGTCGTGGCTTGAAACACCAGGCATAGCTTCTATGGAAGCGGCTCTTGCCGGCGCTCAGATTGTAACGACGCCGATTGGCGGCACAAAAGATTATTTTAAGGATTTTGGTATTTACGTTAATCCATACTCAATAGACTCAATTTCGACGGGAATCAAAACGGCATTGAGTCGAAGCGAAAGCGAACAAAGAAAATTGAAAGAATTTATTTACAATAATTTTTTATGGGGAAACGTAGCGCAAAAATATAAAGAAATTTACGAGAAATATTTGTAA
- a CDS encoding patatin-like phospholipase family protein encodes MKNIFVISGGGVRGIIAAKALSQSSVKPDLIIGTSVGAILGAYLALEINGDICKMFKEAANVIFGKKKLFPPKYDLKKTVSYLNENIFKSKNCSDCKAPLIISSSELAGEATIYFNSDKKREKELKVAEFISPSFAAPFYFKHVLIKEKKYVLSDGGVGYNNFAIMPAFIESAKRGFLGKEECNFYAFGTGIEKNEIDKKYEKLSKKVWLGDVLEYLNVKSGGFARQSSFNEQINAGFNIANNIKGVSFNYFDAYIKKDYKLDDIKSIEEMEKLEIEKME; translated from the coding sequence ATGAAAAACATCTTCGTAATTTCAGGCGGCGGCGTCAGAGGAATTATCGCCGCAAAAGCATTGTCTCAAAGTTCCGTTAAGCCTGATTTGATAATAGGCACATCGGTCGGTGCGATATTAGGCGCTTATTTGGCTCTTGAAATAAACGGCGACATTTGTAAAATGTTCAAAGAAGCGGCAAACGTAATATTCGGTAAAAAGAAATTGTTTCCGCCAAAATATGATTTGAAAAAAACCGTATCTTACCTTAATGAAAATATATTCAAAAGCAAAAATTGTTCCGATTGCAAAGCGCCGCTTATAATCTCATCGTCGGAATTGGCCGGTGAGGCGACGATATATTTTAATTCGGATAAAAAAAGAGAAAAAGAATTAAAAGTGGCGGAGTTTATATCGCCTTCTTTTGCCGCTCCTTTTTACTTTAAGCATGTTTTAATTAAAGAGAAAAAATATGTTTTATCAGACGGCGGAGTTGGATATAACAATTTTGCAATAATGCCGGCGTTTATAGAATCGGCAAAAAGAGGGTTTTTGGGAAAAGAAGAATGCAATTTTTATGCTTTCGGGACGGGAATAGAAAAAAACGAAATAGATAAGAAATATGAAAAGCTTTCTAAAAAGGTATGGCTTGGAGACGTTTTGGAATACTTAAATGTAAAATCCGGCGGTTTCGCCCGTCAATCGTCTTTTAACGAACAGATAAACGCGGGTTTTAACATCGCAAACAATATAAAAGGAGTATCGTTTAATTATTTTGACGCTTATATTAAAAAGGATTATAAATTGGACGACATAAAAAGTATAGAGGAAATGGAAAAATTAGAAATAGAGAAAATGGAATGA
- the asd gene encoding aspartate-semialdehyde dehydrogenase: MKKVGFVGWRGMVGSVLMERMIAQKDFDSSYSVQFFSTSQVGLPAPNVGVESSDVVSATDIKELSSMDIIVSCQGGDYTNDIFPKLRTNGWNGYWIDAASTLRMDENAVIALDPVNRKVIDAALKNGKKDFVGGNCTVSLMLMAIGGLFERNLVEWVSSMTYQAASGAGAKNMRELLAQMQYIGNIAQPYLKTPSSAILDLDRAISTAICCDENPTQYFGAPLAGALIPWIDKPYENGQSKEEWKGFVETNKILGKAADKIPVDGTCVRIGAMRCHSQGLTIKLNKNVRLDEIESIISSHNEWVKFIPNEKEITLKELTPAAVSGTLNVPVGRVRKMRMGDTFLNAFTVGDQLLWGAAEPLRRMLKILLEFLG; encoded by the coding sequence ATGAAAAAAGTCGGTTTTGTCGGATGGCGTGGAATGGTCGGTTCTGTTCTTATGGAAAGAATGATTGCCCAAAAAGATTTTGATTCCTCGTATTCGGTTCAATTTTTTAGTACTTCTCAAGTCGGACTTCCGGCGCCGAACGTAGGCGTAGAAAGCTCAGATGTAGTTTCTGCTACAGATATAAAAGAACTATCGTCGATGGATATTATCGTTTCCTGTCAGGGTGGGGATTATACAAACGATATTTTCCCAAAACTTCGCACAAACGGGTGGAACGGATATTGGATTGACGCCGCATCAACGTTGAGAATGGATGAAAACGCGGTTATTGCGCTTGACCCTGTAAATAGAAAAGTTATAGACGCCGCTCTAAAAAACGGCAAAAAGGACTTTGTCGGAGGAAATTGTACGGTCTCGCTTATGTTAATGGCAATAGGCGGACTTTTTGAGCGGAATTTAGTCGAATGGGTGAGTTCGATGACTTATCAGGCGGCAAGCGGTGCAGGAGCAAAAAATATGCGGGAACTGCTTGCTCAAATGCAATATATAGGAAACATCGCCCAACCCTATCTCAAAACACCGTCGAGTGCGATTCTCGACTTGGACAGAGCGATATCTACGGCTATTTGTTGCGATGAAAATCCGACTCAATATTTTGGTGCGCCGCTTGCGGGAGCGTTGATTCCCTGGATAGACAAGCCCTACGAAAACGGGCAATCTAAAGAGGAATGGAAAGGGTTTGTAGAAACCAACAAGATTTTGGGAAAAGCAGCCGATAAAATTCCGGTCGATGGAACTTGCGTGAGAATCGGCGCAATGCGTTGCCACAGTCAAGGACTTACGATAAAACTCAACAAAAACGTTAGGCTTGACGAGATTGAAAGCATAATCTCATCACACAACGAATGGGTGAAATTTATTCCGAACGAAAAAGAAATTACCCTCAAAGAATTGACGCCTGCGGCGGTTAGCGGGACGTTAAATGTGCCGGTAGGACGTGTACGCAAAATGCGAATGGGCGATACGTTTTTGAACGCATTCACCGTCGGCGATCAATTGCTGTGGGGCGCAGCCGAGCCGCTTCGCAGAATGCTTAAGATTTTGCTTGAATTTTTAGGATAA
- a CDS encoding beta-lactamase family protein — protein MRSVAEKILKNAISNGVFNCVVLGIVKNGEIIEPIALGIAGKGTPQQFKISQDSIFDVASITKTVPVSTLALIALDKKKVSLSTPITELLPEYHSPNRKEITFKNLLTQTLNFDFALSDMKQKDSAEIYRAIMTAPLKVPAGTSYFYCNATSIILARAVEQIWQKPLDVIANGELFVPLGMRDTLFRPNDEIKNKIVPTEIDQWRGRVIKGEIHDESSWKLNEIIIPGAAGIFSTTPDLQKYLKEILIEEKRLFSQGFLDFSIKNHLPQGISDFAALGFELNQEYMGSLRSENAFGKTGFTGSAIVGDRAKKSGFVLLSDYTFPTRKSNRDAINSVRTKIADLLWSKLAT, from the coding sequence ATGCGAAGCGTTGCTGAAAAAATACTGAAAAATGCAATTTCAAACGGCGTATTTAACTGCGTCGTACTTGGAATCGTCAAAAACGGCGAAATTATTGAACCGATTGCACTTGGAATTGCAGGAAAAGGCACTCCGCAGCAATTTAAAATTTCGCAGGACAGTATTTTCGATGTCGCTTCCATAACAAAAACAGTTCCCGTTTCAACGCTTGCGCTGATTGCTTTAGACAAGAAAAAAGTATCGCTTTCGACTCCGATTACCGAACTTTTGCCTGAGTATCACAGCCCGAACAGAAAAGAAATCACTTTCAAAAACCTTTTAACTCAAACGCTGAATTTTGATTTCGCGCTTTCGGATATGAAACAGAAAGACAGCGCAGAAATTTACAGGGCGATTATGACCGCGCCGCTGAAAGTTCCGGCTGGAACTTCGTATTTTTATTGCAACGCGACATCAATAATTCTTGCGCGCGCGGTCGAGCAAATTTGGCAGAAACCGCTTGACGTTATTGCGAACGGCGAATTGTTCGTTCCGCTTGGAATGCGGGATACGCTTTTTCGTCCAAACGACGAAATTAAAAATAAAATCGTACCGACCGAAATCGACCAATGGCGCGGAAGAGTGATAAAAGGCGAAATTCACGATGAAAGTTCGTGGAAGTTGAACGAAATTATAATTCCTGGCGCAGCGGGAATTTTTTCTACGACACCGGATTTGCAGAAATACCTCAAAGAAATCTTAATTGAAGAAAAGCGGCTTTTTTCACAGGGGTTTCTTGATTTTTCGATAAAAAATCACCTTCCGCAAGGTATAAGCGACTTTGCGGCATTGGGGTTCGAACTGAATCAAGAATATATGGGAAGTTTGCGCAGTGAAAACGCATTTGGTAAAACCGGATTTACAGGCTCAGCAATTGTCGGCGACAGAGCGAAGAAAAGCGGTTTTGTGCTTTTGAGCGATTATACGTTCCCGACAAGAAAATCTAACCGTGACGCGATCAACTCGGTTCGCACAAAAATCGCCGATTTACTGTGGAGCAAATTGGCGACATAG
- a CDS encoding OmpA family protein produces MIKKETLLFFFIIALAVIFAGCKNKSAIPVETVEPEPPAPVQTWDDPDTSSFSEVDLEAELAEKIKENLQVVYFELDKSDLSAESMQKIRIAADFLKSQPQIRVRLDGHADERGTVEYNFALSEKRAYAVRDVLTRYGIDDRRMETTSFGKEKPANPYCNGEEACHSLNRRVEYTIIKK; encoded by the coding sequence ATGATTAAAAAAGAGACATTATTATTTTTCTTTATTATTGCTTTGGCTGTTATTTTTGCAGGATGCAAAAATAAATCGGCTATTCCGGTTGAAACGGTAGAGCCGGAACCTCCGGCGCCGGTACAAACTTGGGACGATCCCGATACAAGTTCTTTCTCTGAAGTTGATTTGGAAGCGGAACTTGCGGAAAAAATAAAAGAAAACCTTCAGGTCGTATATTTTGAGTTGGACAAATCCGATTTAAGCGCCGAGTCGATGCAGAAAATACGTATCGCCGCAGATTTTCTTAAATCACAGCCGCAAATCAGGGTTCGTTTGGACGGACATGCGGACGAAAGAGGAACGGTCGAGTATAATTTTGCTCTGAGTGAGAAAAGAGCGTACGCCGTCCGCGACGTTCTTACACGTTACGGCATTGACGACAGAAGAATGGAAACGACTTCTTTCGGCAAAGAAAAACCGGCTAATCCTTATTGCAACGGCGAGGAAGCGTGTCATTCTCTGAACAGAAGAGTCGAATATACTATTATTAAGAAATAG
- a CDS encoding tetratricopeptide repeat protein, with protein MKFCRIILYGCLFLVFISCSKITILRTKELTEVQNRVDSLRNDIFTIDDAWQARNEEAVSYKIAMEMMLNRMNVMLEQLSGNVTESQVKISEIDKKTGIISSQMAEKARQDSLQESIKEQERIGLFNLAKSNYDSGKFSVAINDFNDYIQKYPNSEDAKTALFWIAEANFATESLDAAEKTFKQYYTENRDEKSACLALYKMGLIYEKQQKTKSRDAVWGQLNKQCPNSEEAKLVKENQKK; from the coding sequence GTGAAATTTTGTCGTATAATCCTTTACGGCTGTTTGTTTTTGGTTTTCATTTCATGTTCTAAAATCACAATCTTGAGAACAAAAGAGCTGACCGAGGTTCAAAATCGTGTAGATTCTTTGCGAAACGATATTTTTACGATAGACGACGCTTGGCAGGCAAGGAATGAAGAAGCCGTGTCGTATAAAATCGCGATGGAAATGATGTTGAACAGAATGAACGTAATGCTTGAGCAATTGTCCGGAAACGTTACGGAGAGTCAGGTTAAGATATCGGAAATAGATAAAAAAACCGGAATTATTTCTTCGCAAATGGCGGAAAAAGCGCGTCAAGATTCTTTACAGGAATCCATTAAGGAACAAGAAAGAATCGGTCTGTTTAATCTTGCCAAAAGTAATTATGACAGTGGAAAATTCAGCGTCGCAATAAACGATTTTAACGACTATATACAAAAATACCCTAATTCCGAAGATGCGAAAACGGCTTTATTCTGGATTGCCGAAGCGAATTTTGCAACGGAATCTTTAGATGCCGCTGAAAAAACGTTTAAACAGTATTACACGGAAAATCGCGATGAAAAAAGCGCTTGTTTGGCTTTATATAAAATGGGGCTTATTTACGAAAAGCAGCAAAAGACGAAAAGCAGGGATGCGGTTTGGGGACAGTTGAACAAGCAATGTCCAAATAGTGAAGAAGCAAAATTAGTCAAAGAAAATCAAAAAAAGTGA